The Argopecten irradians isolate NY chromosome 4, Ai_NY, whole genome shotgun sequence genome has a window encoding:
- the LOC138322184 gene encoding GTPase IMAP family member 7-like — MAATARTSGSTPSKSELRVLLVGETGCGKSVAGNALLGVDLFTAGAEAKAHPKEKCFRGESQKFEGWDKIVVVDTPGNFFHVSDKDEKTKKEEITKIAGITSPGPHVIILVLSKLKADNRVRENEENILQFYAKSFGKNIENHFVFLFAGEDDDAIAKATIPKSNYLYRLLKETPRNYLAFNASATGKTQKSSKLVRVVSNVVKENGWNFHTDKIFKDIQIKNEERMKELKRQEKDVFRTKMDSLKKSQSVEMNKVKTDMRQKRQVEQKYDTWIRNAETAYKRRIQPDMLTSQVRDEYQNETGIWDTIADITVVIWDVISPLIKSFFTKK; from the exons atggcagccacagcgAGGACAAGTG GATCTACGCCATCCAAATCAGAATTGCGCGTGCTCCTGGTTGGTGAAACCGGATGTGGAAAAAGCGTGGCGGGAAATGCTTTACTGGGCGTGGATCTCTTCACTGCGGGCGCCGAGGCCAAGGCCCACCCGAAAGAGAAATGTTTTCGCGGGGAGAGCCAAAAGTTTGAGGGATGGGATAAAATTGTAGTTGTGGACACCCCTGGGAATTTCTTCCATGTCAGTGATAAAGACGAGAAAACCAAGAAAGAGGAGATCACAAAAATCGCCGGAATTACGTCTCCCGGACCACATGTTATAATCCTTGTTCTGTCTAAACTGAAGGCCGATAACCGGGTCAGAGAGAACGAAGAAAATATCCTACAATTCTACGCAAAATCGTTTGGAAAGAACATCGAAAATCATTTCGTTTTTCTCTTCGCTGGCGAAGATGATGATGCCATTGCAAAAGCAACCATTCCAAAGAGCAACTACCTTTATCGGCTGCTGAAAGAGACGCCGAGGAATTACTTAGCTTTCAATGCCTCCGCGACAGGAAAGACACAGAAGTCGTCAAAGCTTGTTCGTGTCGTCAGCAACGTCGTGAAAGAAAACGGTTGGAATTTCCACACTGACAAGATTTTCAAGGAcatacaaataaagaatgaagaaAGAATGAAAGAACTTAAAAGGCAGGAAAAAGATGTATTCCGAACTAAGATGGACAGCTTAAAGAAAAGCCAGAGTGTGGAAATGAATAAGGTGAAAACAGACATGAGACAGAAAAGACAGGTGGAGCAGAAATACGACACATGGATAAGAAACGCCGAGACGGCATACAAGAGGAGGATACAACCGGATATGTTGACGTCACAGGTGCGAGATGAGTACCAGAACGAGACTGGTATCTGGGATACCATCGCTGACATCACCGTTGTAATTTGGGATGTCATTTCTCCTTTAATAAAATCGTTTTTTACGAAGAAGTAA